One window from the genome of Rhizobium sp. NZLR1 encodes:
- a CDS encoding thermonuclease family protein: MIIAFGGWLAYGGADALPGFATLAKTPTTDSLSAAFSICDGSHRANCVVDGDTFWFEGQKIRIADIDTPELSPPRCEAERIKGEAAKSRLLTLLNAGKFSLAAGFRDEDKYGRKLRTVFRAGNSLGDVLIKEGLARSWDGARHGWCQGG, translated from the coding sequence GTGATCATTGCTTTTGGAGGTTGGCTTGCCTATGGCGGCGCCGACGCTCTCCCCGGTTTCGCCACTTTGGCCAAGACACCGACGACGGATTCATTGTCGGCCGCATTTTCGATCTGCGACGGAAGCCATCGAGCAAACTGCGTCGTCGACGGCGACACCTTCTGGTTCGAGGGCCAGAAAATCCGCATCGCCGATATCGATACGCCCGAACTCAGCCCGCCCCGCTGCGAGGCGGAACGGATAAAGGGTGAGGCGGCAAAATCCCGCCTGCTGACGCTGCTCAACGCTGGAAAATTCTCGCTAGCGGCCGGGTTCCGTGACGAAGACAAATATGGACGCAAACTGCGAACCGTATTTCGTGCAGGCAATTCGCTGGGCGATGTCTTGATCAAGGAAGGGCTTGCCCGATCATGGGATGGTGCCCGACACGGCTGGTGCCAGGGCGGGTGA